From the Flavobacteriales bacterium genome, one window contains:
- a CDS encoding helix-turn-helix domain-containing protein has translation MEQVLFTQVPIADLQGYIAQTIQRELSAILKADNPAPDPDALVTRKEAARYLGLSLPTLHDYTQRGILTAYRIGSRVRYRRGELFNALLKVQAAKYQPA, from the coding sequence ATGGAACAGGTACTATTTACACAGGTCCCGATCGCTGACCTACAGGGCTACATCGCCCAAACGATCCAACGCGAACTATCGGCCATCCTGAAGGCGGACAACCCCGCACCGGATCCCGATGCACTGGTCACCCGTAAAGAGGCCGCGCGCTATCTAGGGCTATCGCTGCCCACGTTGCACGATTACACGCAACGCGGCATCCTGACCGCCTACAGGATAGGTTCGAGGGTGCGCTATCGTCGGGGGGAATTGTTCAACGCGCTCCTGAAGGTTCAGGCGGCAAAATACCAGCCCGCCTAA